Proteins encoded together in one Kitasatospora albolonga window:
- a CDS encoding branched-chain alpha-keto acid dehydrogenase subunit E2, producing the protein MTTMTQTSARFREFKMPDVGEGLTEAEILKWFVQPGDTVTDGQVVCEVETAKAAVELPIPFDGVVHELRFGEGTTVDVGQVIITVDVAPGSTEEAPPAPAASAAPAAPAAPAAPADEPKARTPVLVGYGVAESSTKRRPRKGAAAPEAAAVAAAVQAELNGHGSPAAAPAPAADASPVARPLAKPPVRKLAKDLGIDLATVVPTGKDGIITREDVHAAASPAPASAASPAEAPSVAEPVAVSATEAPAVTASARETRIPIKGVRKAIAQAMVGSAFTAPHVTEFVTVDVTRTMKLVAELKEDKEMAGVRVNPLLIIAKALLVAIKRNPEVNAAWDEANQEIVQKHYVNLGIAAATPRGLIVPNIKDAHDKTLPQLAAALGELVATARDGKTSPAAMAGGTVTITNVGVFGVDTGTPILNPGESAILAVGAIKLQPWVHKGKVKPRQVTTLALSFDHRLVDGELGSKVLADVAAILEQPKRLITWA; encoded by the coding sequence GGGCGAGGGGCTCACCGAGGCCGAGATCCTCAAGTGGTTCGTCCAGCCCGGTGACACGGTCACCGACGGCCAGGTCGTGTGCGAGGTCGAGACGGCGAAGGCGGCCGTGGAGCTGCCGATCCCGTTCGACGGCGTGGTGCACGAGCTGCGGTTCGGCGAGGGTACGACGGTCGATGTCGGCCAGGTGATCATCACGGTGGACGTGGCGCCGGGCAGTACGGAGGAAGCCCCTCCGGCCCCCGCTGCTTCGGCGGCTCCTGCCGCTCCCGCCGCCCCTGCCGCTCCGGCTGACGAACCGAAGGCCCGTACGCCGGTCCTCGTCGGCTACGGAGTCGCGGAGTCCTCCACCAAGCGCCGCCCGCGCAAGGGGGCCGCCGCTCCTGAGGCGGCCGCGGTCGCGGCGGCGGTCCAGGCGGAGCTGAACGGCCACGGTTCTCCTGCGGCTGCTCCTGCTCCTGCGGCTGATGCCTCTCCGGTGGCCCGCCCGCTGGCGAAGCCGCCGGTACGGAAGCTGGCCAAGGACCTGGGTATCGACCTGGCGACGGTGGTGCCGACCGGCAAGGACGGCATCATCACCCGCGAGGACGTGCACGCGGCGGCTTCTCCGGCTCCGGCTTCTGCGGCTTCTCCGGCCGAGGCGCCTTCGGTTGCCGAACCGGTCGCGGTGTCCGCCACCGAGGCACCGGCCGTCACGGCCTCGGCCCGCGAGACCCGCATCCCCATCAAGGGAGTCCGCAAGGCGATCGCGCAGGCGATGGTGGGCAGTGCCTTCACCGCGCCGCACGTGACCGAGTTCGTGACGGTCGACGTGACGCGCACGATGAAGCTGGTGGCGGAGCTCAAGGAGGACAAGGAGATGGCGGGGGTGCGGGTCAACCCGCTCCTGATCATCGCCAAGGCCCTCCTGGTCGCGATCAAGCGGAACCCCGAGGTCAACGCGGCCTGGGACGAGGCCAACCAGGAGATCGTGCAGAAGCACTACGTCAACCTGGGCATCGCGGCGGCCACCCCGCGCGGTCTGATCGTGCCGAACATCAAGGACGCGCACGACAAGACGCTGCCGCAGCTCGCGGCGGCCCTGGGCGAGCTGGTCGCCACGGCGAGGGACGGCAAGACGTCCCCGGCGGCGATGGCGGGCGGCACGGTGACGATCACCAACGTCGGCGTCTTCGGCGTCGACACGGGCACCCCGATCCTCAACCCGGGCGAGTCCGCGATCCTGGCGGTCGGCGCGATCAAGCTCCAGCCGTGGGTCCACAAGGGCAAGGTGAAGCCGCGTCAGGTCACCACGCTGGCCCTGTCGTTCGACCACCGCCTGGTCGACGGCGAGCTGGGCTCCAAGGTGCTGGCCGATGTGGCGGCGATCCTGGAACAGCCGAAGCGCCTGATCACCTGGGCGTAG